The window CTCACCTGCCATCCCGAGCTCGAGCTCAAGGCGGGATCGCAGCTCGTCGTCTATCCCTCGAACGCGCTGCTGACCACGCGAACCCACGGGATGGCCGAGGCGACGCTGCGGCGGCACATGGCGGCGCTCGTGGACGCCGGCCTGGTGGTGCGTCGGGACAGCCCGAACGGTAAGCGCTACGCCCACCGCTCCGCCGCCGGCGCGGTCGAGCAGGCGTTTGGTTTCGATCTCGCGCCCCTCGTCGCCCGGGAGGAGGAGTTCGAAGCGCTCGCCGAGGCATGCCGGCAGGAGCGGCGGCGGATGATGCTCGCGCGGGAACGCGTGACGATCCTGCGGCGCGACATCGGCAAGCTCATCGCGCTCGGGCTGGAAGAGGGGATCGCGGCCGATTGGGACGGCTTCATGCGGGCTTTTGAACCGCTCAACCGGCGTTTGCCGCGTTCGGTCCCGGAAGGCCACTTGAGCCGCCTCGCGTCCGACCTCGCTGCGCTCGCCGCAGACGTCTCCAAAGCCTTCGAAGACCTCGCAAAAACACAGAATCCGAACGGCAATGCCGCTCATAATGATGCGCAACATCAGAATTCAAAAACAGAACCACCCTTTGAAAACGAACCCGGCTTAAGAGAAAGCCGAGGTGCGAGCGGTGGGAGCCACACGAAGGCGGAAGGCAAGGCGCAAGCGAGCTTCCCGCTGAGACTGGTGCTGCGGGCGTGCCCCGCCATTGTGGACTATGCGAAGCAGGGGATCACCACCTGGGACGACCTCGTGGAAACGGCGGATCTGGTGCGGCGCGCCTTGGGCGTGAGCCCGAGCGCCTGGGCGGAGGCACGGGAGGCGATGGGCGCGGGCGACGCCGCGATCACCATCGCCGCACTTCTCGAACGGGTGGAGGAGATCACCAGCCCCGGCGGCTATCTGCGCAGCCTCACGACGAGGGCGCGAAACGGGGCCTACTCGGTCGGCCCGCTGATCATGAGCCTCTTGCGCGCCGCGGACGGCAAGAAGGCGGCGGCGTCCTAGCGAGGGCTGACGCTGGGGCAGGGGAGGGGGACCGATGTCCGTGAGCGCGGCGCAGCGGGCGGTCACTTGGTCTCGTAGAAGGAGTCGATGAAGGCGCGATCGACCGGCTCGGATTTGGCGGCGTCGCCGCGGGCTTGCAGAGCGCGCGTGAAGGCGAGCCCGCGGCCACGAGGGGTTGGGCGGTTTCGACGCGTTCGAGTTCGTGCTGGAGGGCCTGTCGGACGATCTCGGTC is drawn from Segnochrobactrum spirostomi and contains these coding sequences:
- the repC gene encoding plasmid replication protein RepC; the encoded protein is MHPISTPTTPFGRRPMSLALVTNQAAAEACPPDRVVHKWTLFRTITEAKARLGISDRALTVLNALLTCHPELELKAGSQLVVYPSNALLTTRTHGMAEATLRRHMAALVDAGLVVRRDSPNGKRYAHRSAAGAVEQAFGFDLAPLVAREEEFEALAEACRQERRRMMLARERVTILRRDIGKLIALGLEEGIAADWDGFMRAFEPLNRRLPRSVPEGHLSRLASDLAALAADVSKAFEDLAKTQNPNGNAAHNDAQHQNSKTEPPFENEPGLRESRGASGGSHTKAEGKAQASFPLRLVLRACPAIVDYAKQGITTWDDLVETADLVRRALGVSPSAWAEAREAMGAGDAAITIAALLERVEEITSPGGYLRSLTTRARNGAYSVGPLIMSLLRAADGKKAAAS
- a CDS encoding type II toxin-antitoxin system VapB family antitoxin, producing the protein MNIAIECGELEIPLIVDDAEIDRLAERLVAIRKLRTTEIVRQALQHELERVETAQPLVAAGSPSRALCKPAATPPNPSRSIAPSSTPSTRPSDRPLRRAHGHRSPSPAPASALARTPPPSCRPRRARGS